One Gemmatimonadaceae bacterium DNA segment encodes these proteins:
- a CDS encoding AAA family ATPase has product MLTKLTLKNFRGFEEHELPLRRQTIIVGRNNAGKSTIVEALRLVALFTSRLPTGTFRPPPEWLDQPGAGRGIFSSLDGTSFDFDTAHHRYAPPPSVITAEFSHGAVLRLYVGDSQIFASAQNQQGRLVGDRASARLLALPPVLIMPQIGPLALEERLLNSEYVRRMQGTPLASQHFRNQLHLDAEGFERLQKLVEDTWPGVRIDDLLLEDAAGIDASDKLNQRLLRLMIRNDDFVGEAARMGTGLQMWLQTMWLLARASSDATVILDEPDVYMHPDLERRLVHVVSGRYAQSIIATHSAEIMAEVQPDEILVVDRSRSSSSFASTLPAVQGVLDALGSVHNLQLARLWTARRLLLVEGDDIAILGPIHSTLFPNCSLPLASLPRAEVGGWGGWERVMGSADVMRNSLGEQIMVYALFDRDFRTPTQIQDRLEKAKRARINAHIWQRKEIENFLLVPSAIIRVLSARVARREELPTAQDVEGALDAIEAELWASDTEVCLVTSFGAEVKNNTGTALRKAREYADPLRATREGRWALAGGKQMLSQLSKWTQDRYGVSLSALALAHALQPDEIAAELKSVLTAVETGTPLE; this is encoded by the coding sequence ATGCTTACGAAGCTGACGCTTAAGAACTTTCGCGGATTCGAGGAGCATGAGCTTCCCTTGCGCAGGCAAACGATCATCGTCGGCCGCAACAATGCTGGCAAGTCAACGATTGTCGAAGCCTTGCGGCTTGTTGCACTGTTCACGTCCAGATTGCCGACTGGTACTTTCAGACCGCCACCGGAGTGGCTCGACCAGCCTGGCGCCGGGCGAGGAATTTTCTCGTCGCTCGACGGTACGTCTTTCGATTTTGACACTGCTCACCACCGATATGCTCCGCCGCCAAGTGTGATCACAGCCGAGTTCTCGCATGGTGCGGTTCTACGGCTTTACGTCGGCGATTCACAAATCTTCGCATCTGCGCAGAATCAGCAAGGTCGCCTCGTTGGTGACCGAGCGAGCGCCCGACTTCTCGCGCTTCCCCCAGTTTTGATCATGCCGCAGATAGGTCCGCTGGCGCTCGAGGAACGGCTGCTCAATTCTGAATACGTGCGCAGGATGCAAGGCACGCCGCTCGCGTCCCAGCACTTTCGCAATCAGTTGCATCTGGATGCTGAGGGCTTCGAGCGCCTGCAGAAGCTCGTCGAAGACACTTGGCCCGGAGTCAGGATCGACGATCTTCTTCTTGAAGACGCTGCTGGTATCGATGCGTCTGACAAACTGAATCAGCGTCTTCTACGACTCATGATTCGCAACGACGACTTTGTTGGTGAAGCTGCACGAATGGGTACCGGCCTTCAAATGTGGCTTCAGACGATGTGGTTGCTAGCGAGAGCGTCGAGTGATGCGACTGTCATTCTCGATGAGCCGGACGTGTACATGCATCCAGATCTTGAGCGTCGCCTCGTGCATGTGGTCAGTGGGCGGTACGCGCAGTCCATCATTGCTACTCATTCGGCCGAGATCATGGCGGAGGTCCAGCCTGATGAAATTCTCGTCGTTGATAGGAGTAGATCGTCGTCAAGCTTTGCATCAACCCTACCTGCTGTGCAGGGAGTCCTAGACGCACTTGGGAGCGTACACAACCTTCAGCTAGCTCGACTGTGGACGGCTCGCCGCCTCCTGCTCGTTGAAGGTGACGATATTGCGATTCTAGGTCCAATCCACTCAACGCTGTTCCCTAACTGTTCGTTACCGCTCGCCTCTCTCCCGCGTGCTGAGGTTGGTGGCTGGGGCGGATGGGAGCGTGTGATGGGATCTGCTGACGTTATGCGAAACTCCCTTGGTGAGCAGATCATGGTGTACGCGCTATTTGATCGAGACTTTCGCACGCCGACCCAGATCCAAGATCGCCTCGAGAAGGCAAAGCGGGCTCGTATCAATGCTCACATTTGGCAGCGAAAAGAGATTGAGAACTTTTTGCTAGTCCCAAGTGCCATCATTCGTGTGCTGTCCGCTCGAGTCGCCCGTCGTGAAGAGTTGCCGACTGCACAGGACGTGGAGGGGGCGCTCGACGCTATCGAGGCGGAGTTATGGGCGAGTGACACGGAGGTGTGCCTTGTGACTTCATTCGGAGCAGAAGTCAAGAACAACACAGGTACTGCGCTGCGCAAAGCACGTGAGTACGCTGATCCACTGCGAGCAACGCGTGAGGGTCGTTGGGCACTTGCGGGAGGGAAGCAAATGCTGTCGCAGCTCTCCAAGTGGACGCAAGATCGGTACGGCGTGTCATTGAGTGCACTGGCCTTGGCGCACGCCTTACAGCCAGACGAGATTGCTGCAGAACTCAAAAGTGTGCTTACCGCTGTTGAGACCGGAACACCGCTGGAATGA
- the istB gene encoding IS21-like element helper ATPase IstB, whose amino-acid sequence METLAQHCQHLRLTRVGQTLSTLLEQAAQQELSYSAFLTSVLATEVAAKQEKHHTMRIQMARFPFQKTLEGFDWKAQPSIDPKVIKELATMRFVANGANALLLGPPGVGKTHLSVALGMEACRLGLRVMFTTATALITTLGKALYENRLEERLKLLTQPKLLIIDEIGYIPIDRQGANLFFQLVSRRYERGAILLTSNQSLGAWGEVFGDAVIASAILDRLLHHATTVNIKGDSYRLREKRKAGLVRATLTAPSEP is encoded by the coding sequence ATGGAGACGCTGGCGCAGCACTGTCAGCATCTCCGGCTCACACGCGTGGGCCAGACGCTCTCCACACTCCTCGAGCAGGCCGCGCAGCAGGAGCTCAGCTACAGCGCCTTCCTGACGTCGGTCCTGGCAACGGAGGTCGCGGCCAAGCAGGAGAAGCATCACACGATGCGCATCCAAATGGCCCGCTTCCCGTTTCAGAAAACGCTCGAGGGCTTTGACTGGAAAGCGCAGCCGTCCATCGACCCGAAGGTGATCAAGGAGCTCGCCACGATGCGCTTCGTCGCGAACGGCGCCAACGCCCTCCTCCTCGGGCCGCCCGGCGTCGGCAAGACGCACTTGAGCGTCGCGCTGGGGATGGAAGCGTGCCGGCTCGGCCTCCGCGTGATGTTTACCACCGCCACCGCCCTGATCACCACGCTCGGCAAGGCGCTGTATGAGAATCGGCTGGAGGAGCGGCTGAAGCTCCTCACGCAGCCGAAGCTCCTGATCATCGACGAGATCGGCTACATCCCGATTGATCGGCAGGGGGCCAACCTCTTCTTCCAGCTCGTCAGTCGGCGCTATGAACGCGGCGCGATCCTGCTGACCAGCAATCAGAGTCTGGGGGCCTGGGGCGAGGTCTTCGGCGACGCCGTGATCGCCAGCGCGATCCTCGACCGGCTGCTGCACCACGCCACCACCGTGAACATCAAGGGCGACTCCTACCGGCTCCGCGAGAAGCGGAAGGCGGGGCTCGTCCGCGCGACCCTCACCGCTCCCTCCGAGCCGTGA
- the istA gene encoding IS21 family transposase — protein sequence MLTETVVEQVVQARARGEAVAAVARAYGLDRKTVQRWTRRGQYAPRTPRAVVSCLDPYKDWLACRAPEVDYNATVLFRELRERGFSGSVIIVRRAVVPLRKAATPAAATVRYETAPGAQAQVDFGQTRVWIADVREVVQLFVMTLGFSRRCFAVAFARQRLREWIAGHEQAFQHFGGVTDTTLVDNAKAMVLLHTRETIRWHPIYADFCGYYGVRPVACQPYRPQTKGKVESGVKYVVRNALAGKRFHSWAHLNAWLLEWATTIADQREHGTTHERPAVRFAREALTPLDGRPAYALPHTRERKVATDALVSIDGARYSVPAQLVGATVTVKEHAQDFTIWHRDTVVATHARQPRHTVAMLPAHYASLLRLDQTPLLAAPPQYDPRYPVAGEVMTRDLAVYEQYAAECGA from the coding sequence ATGTTGACGGAAACCGTGGTGGAGCAGGTGGTGCAGGCGCGGGCGCGGGGCGAGGCGGTGGCCGCCGTGGCTCGGGCCTACGGACTCGACCGGAAGACGGTGCAGCGCTGGACGCGGCGCGGCCAGTACGCGCCGCGGACGCCACGGGCGGTCGTGTCGTGCCTCGATCCGTACAAGGACTGGCTGGCCTGCCGCGCCCCGGAGGTCGACTACAACGCGACCGTCCTCTTCCGGGAACTGCGGGAGCGCGGCTTCTCAGGCTCGGTGATCATCGTGCGACGGGCGGTGGTCCCGCTGCGCAAGGCCGCGACGCCCGCGGCGGCGACGGTGCGGTACGAGACCGCGCCTGGCGCCCAGGCCCAAGTCGATTTCGGCCAGACGCGCGTGTGGATCGCCGACGTCCGCGAGGTCGTGCAGCTCTTCGTGATGACGCTCGGCTTTTCCCGTCGCTGTTTTGCGGTCGCGTTTGCGCGGCAGCGCCTGCGCGAGTGGATCGCGGGCCATGAACAGGCCTTTCAGCATTTCGGCGGCGTCACCGACACCACGCTCGTCGACAACGCGAAGGCGATGGTGCTCCTGCACACGCGCGAGACGATCCGCTGGCACCCGATCTACGCCGATTTCTGCGGCTACTACGGCGTGCGGCCCGTCGCCTGTCAGCCGTATCGGCCGCAGACCAAAGGCAAAGTCGAATCCGGCGTGAAGTACGTCGTGCGCAATGCGCTCGCTGGCAAGCGCTTCCACTCGTGGGCGCACCTGAATGCGTGGCTGCTGGAGTGGGCGACGACCATCGCCGATCAGCGCGAGCACGGGACCACGCACGAACGTCCGGCCGTGCGCTTCGCGCGCGAAGCGCTCACGCCGCTCGATGGCCGTCCGGCGTATGCGCTGCCGCACACGCGCGAGCGCAAGGTCGCCACCGACGCGCTGGTGAGCATCGATGGCGCCCGCTACAGCGTGCCGGCGCAGCTCGTGGGCGCGACGGTGACCGTGAAGGAACACGCGCAGGATTTCACGATCTGGCATCGGGACACCGTCGTCGCCACGCACGCCCGGCAGCCGCGTCACACCGTGGCGATGCTGCCCGCGCACTATGCGAGCCTGCTCCGCCTCGATCAGACGCCACTGCTCGCCGCACCGCCGCAGTACGATCCACGCTATCCCGTCGCCGGCGAGGTGATGACGCGCGACCTCGCCGTGTACGAGCAGTATGCCGCGGAGTGTGGCGCATGA
- a CDS encoding copper oxidase, whose product MSRRALIGQGVTVLTASAAAATIARAQHVHEQVAAPATPPDTVAPRPRLGGARVAPGVPGRDYTPVIVPNGATLPFRVVDRVKVFHLTAGECRHEFTPGLTATCWGYNGRTPGPVLEAVEGDRIRVYVTNRLPEATSIHWHGLLVPSGMDGTVGVSQPPIRSGETFVYEFDLEQHGTFLYHPHYDEMTQQALGMMGMIVVHPRGGRRRPARDFALLSSEWRIALDTARPDPNEMTDFNILTFNSRAFPGTAPLVIQRLDDVRIRFGNLGAMSHHPIHVHGLAWRMTATDGGEVPRSAQFPESTTLVPVGTTRTVEFTAEASGDWAMHCHMTHHTMNQMGHSGVNLIGVDRAKVDGATASLLPQYMTMGQTGMGDHGLMGMPVPANSVPMAGVAGPKGHIDMGGMFTLLKVRDRVTGQADPGWYADPPGTVARAATAEELRRDGVAP is encoded by the coding sequence ATGTCGCGTCGCGCGCTGATCGGGCAGGGCGTGACGGTGCTCACCGCCTCGGCAGCCGCGGCCACGATCGCCCGGGCACAGCACGTGCACGAGCAGGTCGCGGCGCCGGCCACGCCGCCCGATACCGTGGCGCCGCGCCCGCGGCTTGGCGGTGCGCGCGTGGCCCCCGGCGTGCCGGGTCGGGACTACACCCCCGTGATCGTGCCGAACGGTGCCACGCTGCCGTTCCGCGTGGTGGATCGCGTGAAGGTCTTCCACCTCACGGCGGGAGAGTGCCGGCATGAGTTCACGCCGGGGCTGACCGCCACCTGCTGGGGCTACAACGGCCGCACGCCCGGTCCCGTGCTCGAAGCCGTCGAGGGTGACCGCATCCGCGTGTACGTGACCAACCGGCTGCCCGAGGCAACGAGCATTCACTGGCACGGGCTGCTCGTGCCGTCGGGCATGGATGGCACCGTGGGCGTGAGCCAGCCGCCGATCCGGTCCGGTGAGACCTTCGTGTACGAGTTCGACCTCGAGCAGCACGGCACCTTCCTGTACCACCCGCACTACGACGAGATGACCCAGCAGGCACTGGGCATGATGGGGATGATCGTCGTGCACCCGCGGGGCGGGCGGCGGCGCCCGGCGCGGGACTTCGCGTTGCTGTCGAGTGAGTGGCGCATCGCGCTCGACACCGCGCGGCCGGACCCGAACGAGATGACGGATTTCAACATCCTCACCTTCAACAGTCGCGCGTTCCCGGGCACGGCGCCGCTCGTGATCCAGCGCCTGGACGACGTGCGCATCCGCTTCGGCAATCTCGGCGCGATGAGCCACCATCCGATCCACGTGCACGGGCTGGCATGGCGCATGACCGCCACCGACGGTGGGGAGGTGCCGCGCAGTGCGCAGTTCCCGGAGAGCACCACGCTCGTGCCCGTCGGCACCACGCGCACAGTGGAGTTCACGGCCGAGGCGAGCGGTGACTGGGCGATGCACTGCCACATGACCCATCACACGATGAACCAGATGGGCCACAGCGGCGTGAACCTGATCGGCGTGGACCGGGCGAAGGTGGATGGCGCGACGGCGTCACTGCTGCCGCAGTACATGACGATGGGCCAGACCGGCATGGGCGATCACGGCCTGATGGGGATGCCGGTGCCGGCGAACTCGGTACCGATGGCGGGGGTGGCCGGTCCGAAGGGGCACATCGACATGGGCGGGATGTTCACGCTGCTGAAGGTGCGGGACCGGGTGACGGGTCAGGCCGATCCCGGATGGTATGCCGATCCGCCGGGCACGGTGGCGCGGGCAGCGACCGCAGAGGAGCTGCGGCGGGATGGTGTGGCGCCGTGA
- a CDS encoding TolC family protein: MLLTLLLTGCASGPHKGGLREVEALVGARLPLPIAWVQGSAEDSSARAYARTALRGEVAADTAVRVALLRNRHLQAAFEELGIAQADVVQAGLFANPVLAGDRLRPTIGGGTGLQLLGLTVPFLDMLKAPLRRRVAASAFAATRARVAASVIDLVALVRVSYVQAQATGQMQELRETVLRATEASATAAQALRDAGNLSEYDVSLEKGFAADARLALLSAEAERRAARAELTRVLGTGADTAWHVTPRLEPATDTLPTARDLAVLARARRLDLQAAFFDVEAAGRLAGFTRAFAVLPDGTIGVAQEQDPDGTFRGVSASFELPLFDRGQARLSRAQAQFRQARARHDALAVDISAEVEQLAARLDAARARVDHLRRTVLPLRQRVVAESQRFVNAMAQSVFTLLLAKQAEIDAGQAYVEALRDYWTVRAQLERAVGGSLAPLTALERDAGATDARNF; the protein is encoded by the coding sequence GTGCTTCTCACGCTGCTCCTAACCGGCTGCGCCAGCGGGCCGCACAAGGGTGGGCTGCGGGAGGTGGAAGCACTGGTCGGTGCACGCCTGCCGCTGCCGATCGCCTGGGTGCAGGGCAGCGCGGAGGATTCGAGCGCACGCGCCTACGCCCGCACCGCGTTGCGCGGCGAGGTCGCGGCCGACACCGCCGTGCGCGTGGCCCTGCTGCGCAATCGCCACCTGCAGGCCGCGTTCGAGGAGCTCGGCATCGCGCAGGCCGACGTGGTGCAGGCCGGTCTGTTCGCGAATCCGGTCCTCGCCGGTGACCGGCTGCGCCCCACCATCGGCGGTGGCACCGGCCTGCAGCTGCTCGGACTCACCGTGCCGTTCCTGGACATGCTGAAGGCGCCGCTCCGCCGACGTGTCGCCGCCAGTGCGTTCGCGGCCACGCGCGCGCGGGTCGCCGCCTCAGTGATCGACCTCGTCGCGCTGGTCCGCGTCTCGTACGTGCAGGCACAGGCCACGGGCCAGATGCAGGAACTGCGCGAGACGGTGCTGCGGGCCACCGAGGCGAGCGCCACGGCCGCCCAGGCGCTGCGCGACGCCGGTAACCTGTCGGAATACGACGTGTCGCTGGAGAAGGGGTTCGCCGCCGATGCGCGCCTCGCACTGCTGTCCGCCGAGGCCGAGCGTCGCGCCGCGCGCGCGGAGCTCACACGTGTGCTCGGCACCGGCGCCGACACGGCCTGGCACGTGACGCCACGTCTCGAACCGGCGACCGACACGCTGCCGACTGCGCGAGATCTCGCAGTGCTCGCACGCGCCCGCCGGCTCGACCTGCAGGCCGCGTTCTTCGACGTCGAGGCGGCGGGTCGGCTGGCGGGGTTCACGCGCGCCTTCGCCGTCCTCCCCGACGGCACCATCGGCGTCGCGCAGGAGCAGGATCCCGACGGCACGTTCCGCGGCGTCTCGGCCTCGTTCGAGCTGCCGCTCTTCGATCGCGGGCAGGCACGCCTGTCCCGCGCACAGGCGCAGTTCCGGCAGGCGCGCGCCAGGCACGACGCGCTCGCCGTGGACATCTCGGCCGAGGTGGAACAGCTCGCGGCGCGGCTGGATGCGGCGCGCGCGCGGGTCGATCACCTGCGTCGCACCGTGCTGCCGCTGCGGCAGCGGGTGGTGGCCGAGTCGCAGCGCTTCGTGAACGCGATGGCGCAGAGCGTCTTCACGCTGCTGCTTGCGAAGCAGGCCGAGATCGATGCCGGGCAGGCGTACGTCGAGGCGCTGCGTGATTACTGGACGGTGCGCGCACAACTCGAGCGCGCTGTCGGCGGTTCACTGGCGCCGCTCACGGCATTGGAGCGCGATGCGGGCGCCACCGATGCGCGCAACTTCTGA
- a CDS encoding M20/M25/M40 family metallo-hydrolase, which yields MRRCLGLLLALPFPLAAQSSLSRAELAIRSEVARQREDQVAYLERLVNIPSGTLNTAGVREVGRVVAATLDSLGFHSRWVEVAPEMKRAGHLVATHVGKPGTPRILLIGHLDTVFEGPNARFERADTIATGAGSNDMKGGDVVILYALRALRTTGALRDLNVTVVMTGDEEYPGDPLPAARAALLEAARDCDIALAFEGGSRTQATIGRRSASGWVLRVTGQQGHSSGVFRSGYGAIYEAARILDEFRRELASEANLTFNPGTIVGGSNVSYDTLTQSGTTASKTNIIAPVTWVQGDLRAMDAAQIARAQATMREIVARHLAGTSAEITFDEGYPPMAVTPGGEKLLAFYSGVSQALGYGALTASDPARRGAGDLSFVAPLIDGIEGLGALGAGSHSPNESVHLPALHMQTERAALMLYRLSKEKAEAVRRAPRM from the coding sequence GTGCGTCGCTGCCTTGGCCTCCTGCTCGCACTGCCCTTCCCGCTCGCCGCCCAGTCGTCGCTCTCCCGCGCTGAACTCGCGATTCGCAGCGAAGTCGCGCGGCAGCGAGAGGACCAGGTGGCGTACCTCGAGCGCCTCGTCAATATCCCGAGCGGCACGCTGAACACCGCCGGCGTGCGCGAGGTGGGGCGCGTGGTTGCGGCCACGCTGGACTCGCTCGGCTTTCACTCGCGCTGGGTCGAGGTGGCGCCGGAGATGAAGCGGGCCGGTCACCTCGTGGCGACACACGTCGGCAAGCCCGGCACGCCGCGCATCCTGCTGATCGGCCACCTCGATACGGTCTTCGAGGGGCCGAACGCCCGGTTCGAGCGTGCGGACACGATCGCGACCGGCGCCGGGTCGAACGACATGAAGGGGGGCGACGTGGTGATCCTGTATGCACTGCGGGCGCTGCGGACGACCGGTGCGCTCCGGGACCTGAACGTGACCGTGGTGATGACCGGTGACGAGGAGTATCCCGGCGACCCGTTGCCGGCGGCGCGGGCTGCGCTCCTCGAGGCGGCCCGTGACTGTGACATTGCGCTGGCATTCGAGGGCGGCTCGCGCACGCAGGCCACGATCGGGCGCCGATCGGCGAGTGGCTGGGTGCTCAGGGTCACCGGCCAGCAGGGGCATTCGTCCGGCGTGTTCCGCAGCGGGTATGGCGCGATCTACGAGGCCGCGCGGATCCTCGACGAGTTCCGTCGCGAGCTGGCGAGTGAGGCGAACCTCACCTTCAATCCCGGCACAATCGTCGGCGGCTCGAACGTGTCGTACGACACGCTCACGCAGTCGGGAACGACGGCCAGCAAGACGAACATCATCGCGCCCGTGACATGGGTGCAGGGGGACCTCCGCGCGATGGATGCGGCTCAGATTGCCCGGGCCCAGGCGACGATGCGCGAGATCGTGGCACGCCACCTCGCCGGCACCAGCGCCGAGATCACGTTCGACGAGGGCTATCCGCCGATGGCCGTCACCCCCGGCGGCGAGAAGCTGCTGGCCTTCTACAGCGGGGTGAGCCAGGCGCTGGGCTATGGCGCGCTGACGGCCAGTGACCCGGCGCGGCGAGGTGCGGGGGACCTGAGCTTCGTGGCCCCACTCATCGATGGCATCGAGGGCCTGGGGGCGCTCGGCGCCGGTTCGCACTCCCCGAACGAGTCGGTGCACCTGCCGGCGTTGCACATGCAGACGGAGCGGGCAGCGCTGATGCTCTACCGGCTGTCGAAGGAGAAGGCGGAGGCGGTGCGCCGGGCACCGCGGATGTAA